CACCTGTGTTGCACCTTTAGTCCACCTTTTGTGGGTTGTCAGGTGTAATATTTGCATGAGCTGGAGGTGCCAGGCTCTTCAGTGGTTCCCAGATCTGActacacatcagaatcacctggtgaactttaaatttatttcttaggGCATTAAGACAGAACAGACAAGTGGAGGAAGACATAAAGATTGCCTGTAATGCCATGATCCAGACAACCCCCTACTgacattaaaaactaaaatcaaagCAATAGGTGCACTTGGTTAGAGATGCAAATAGTGCTGACAGTGAAAgcctccccatccccagcccttCTCCCCCACCTTCTCCTCCAGGGTATTGTTAACAGGTGGGGAAGTTtgccttaaaaattttttctgcagCTATCAGcatatatctatcatctattgataaaaatatgtatatgtgtatgtacatatatatttaaaacacattAGCAATTGTATATTAAATTGTAGCACTCTGCTGTCCCTTgattaggttttttaaaatttagtgtcCTTAGAGATTGTTTCGTAGTGATACTCTTATAGTTGCCTAGCATTCCATAGAACATTCTGTTGGATGTGCTTAAATCATGTAATTGTTCTCTTGTTGATGGCTCTGTTGGTTGTTCCCAGTTCTTTGCTATTCCAGATAACACAGGGCACGTCCTTGTCCTTGTATCTTGATAAAACTTCACAGGCAAAGATGTTCCCAGCAGTGGACTTGCTGTCTCAAAGGGTGCATGCATTTTTTTGTgcgtgcctttttttttttttccacttgttaTCATTTAACGAATCTCCCACCATGTGGCTTCAAGCTACCAGGACACAAGCCCCACCGACACCCTTAATCTTCTCCTCAGCTCTTCTGCTGAAGAATTTGGCCTTCACGATGACAGCCTGGTTTGGGAGCTTTCCCTTCCTCAGAACTTTGTAGTAGCCTGATGGCACCACATCAGTGATAGGAGCAGCTCCAGTCTTGTTCTTGGCGGCATTTACCCGTGTCTGCTGACTGACCAAGGTCCACAATTTATCAAGGTTGACAGCTGGGCAGAAGCTCTGGTCCCTCTTTAAGTGGTAATGCCTCATACCAACTTTCCCAAAGTATCCTGGGTGATATTTGTCGAAGTTGATCCTGTGGTGATGCATGCCACCAGCATTACCATGGCCTCCCGGGTGCTTCCGGTGTTTGCCCATGCGGCCGTGGCCGTGGCTCACGTGGCCCCTAAGTTTCCGGGTCTTCCTTAGTCTGGGTGGCATGTCGGCAGCCGAGACCAAAGAGCTGTGCATGCCTTTTCCATTTTGATAGACCCTCGAAATGATCATACAGTTTGTACttggggaaatattttttaaaatacagattttctaggccccaccccagacctactaaattTACAACTTCTGGGGGTGGTATTTGAGAATCTCTGCTTAATGAAATGCAACTTTCAACGTGATTCTGATGCAGCTGATTCTCTGACCACTgctagaagaagagagagaatctGCCCAAACCCTGAGGGTTGATGGTCGCAGGCTGTGGCCATAGGTGCACACCAGAGGTGAAGCTGCGAGTAGGGACCTTGGGGCAATTGACCGAAGCTGCGTGCACGTTCTGTGTGCTGCTGCTCAGGGGCCATTTTGCAGGAGAGCAGTCTTTGAACTCTTGCCTTGTTTGACTCCCCTGACAGAAACCACATGAAGTGGGTCTTGGAGCTGTTTCTTCAGCTCCTTTTCACTCTGTGGCAGGTTAGCACTAAGTGGTATCCGTCAGACTTAACCCCAGTTCTGCCTGGTTTTCGTACCCAAAAAGTCCTTTTGCCTCAGTAAACCCAAACTTTTCCAAATCAGGTTGACTTAGAAATCCTGGTCCTAGGGACCCTGCTGAAAACTGCCTGGGGAGTGAGAGGCAGCAAGCACGCAGTCAgcacctgcccacctgcctgtGGAAGAGTTGTGTTAACACTCCAGAATCCTCCACGGAAGGATAGgatcaggttttttttgtttttgttttattttaagtcaGTATTCTCTAGCTACAAGCTAATGTacattaaggttttttttcttctgtgacctGGGAAGTCCTTTGTTCCTGGGCAGGGACCCGGTACGTTTCGGGGAGAGGTTGCTGGAAGTCTCGGGCTCCTGTTGAAATCTTAACAGACTGGGTTGCAATCACCATGTCATTTGGCTCTCCTCCCTCTTAGAAAGTCTAATCTTTAGTTCCAGAAAAACTTAGGCCATTGAACTCTTTACAGGTAGAGCTGCGCTTGTTAGGAGACTTTGTCCGTATTAAGCTTTTCACTCAAGCAGGACTCTGTCGGCGTTGGCCAAGGCAAGGTTGGTGTCTCTTGGTGCAGCAGGAACTGCCTGTTGCCTCTGATCAGGATGAGGTGGTAAATGTAGTTCGGGCTGGGCCTGGGCGGTGGTAGTTGGGATGGGAACAGTGGCTTGGTTTTACTTAGCTGTTCGAtcagtgggttttgtttttgttgttagaaTATATGCTTTTCTGAGGTTTGTATGTACTAACCATCGCCCTTCCCCACATGACAGAATGTCACATTAAAGCCCAGGCAAATTCTACTCTTTCTGTTCATCTGTGTAGGGAACTCTCAACTTTGGTGGGATCAGGGTGGGCAACGGACCGACAGAGGAGGATGCTGAGATTATTCAGCATGACCAGCTCTCCACCCATTCAGAGGACGCAGAGGAGGTAAGATCAGTGGTGCgggcttcctctcctcccacctcgGGTCAGCCCTAGTCTTGTGTCCCTAAGTGGCCTCACTCCTGTCCGCTCCtcgaaaaaatgaaaagactaatACTGAGGATCAGCTTGCTTTCTGGACCTCTTAGGGCACTACAGCTTTTTCCAGTGGTGTCTGCTCTAAACTCCAGGTGTTGCCTGCAGAGCCCGCAGCA
This is a stretch of genomic DNA from Eschrichtius robustus isolate mEscRob2 chromosome 20, mEscRob2.pri, whole genome shotgun sequence. It encodes these proteins:
- the LOC137755364 gene encoding large ribosomal subunit protein uL15-like, with product MPPRLRKTRKLRGHVSHGHGRMGKHRKHPGGHGNAGGMHHHRINFDKYHPGYFGKVGMRHYHLKRDQSFCPAVNLDKLWTLVSQQTRVNAAKNKTGAAPITDVVPSGYYKVLRKGKLPNQAVIVKAKFFSRRAEEKIKGVGGACVLVA